One part of the Anaeromyxobacter sp. Fw109-5 genome encodes these proteins:
- the rlmH gene encoding 23S rRNA (pseudouridine(1915)-N(3))-methyltransferase RlmH — protein sequence MRLRVVAVGRDRSGLYAPAIEEYAKRLGRYVKFELVEVPEARKHAGTAQARDEEAEALLAKLGPRERVIALDERGAEWTSVAFAERVRRWTEGGRDVALVIGGSDGLSRAVLDRAEETLALSRMTLAHRLARLVLVEQLYRAMTILRGEPYHK from the coding sequence ATGCGCCTCCGCGTCGTCGCCGTCGGCAGGGATCGCTCCGGGCTCTACGCGCCGGCGATCGAGGAGTACGCGAAGCGCCTCGGTCGCTACGTGAAGTTCGAGCTCGTGGAGGTCCCCGAGGCGAGGAAGCACGCCGGCACCGCCCAGGCGAGGGACGAGGAGGCGGAGGCGCTCCTCGCGAAGCTGGGCCCGCGCGAGCGGGTCATCGCCCTCGACGAGCGGGGCGCGGAGTGGACGAGCGTCGCCTTCGCGGAGCGGGTGCGGCGCTGGACCGAGGGCGGGCGGGACGTGGCGCTCGTCATCGGCGGCTCCGACGGCCTGTCGCGCGCGGTGCTGGACCGCGCCGAGGAGACGCTGGCGCTCTCGCGGATGACGCTCGCCCACCGGCTCGCGCGGCTCGTCCTCGTCGAGCAGCTGTACAGGGCGATGACGATCCTGAGGGGAGAGCCGTACCACAAGTGA
- a CDS encoding ABC transporter permease: MTPPLPSPLLLVARQELLLAARSRWTQIFAAVFAVLALGVAFSGYVLSGGSGFQDFARTSASLVQLVALVVPLASLLMGVLSLAPERGTVELLFAQPVARRTILAGKLLGLLAALAAAQAVGFGLAGLVIFSQAGEAGGAGYALLVLGSMVLTAVFLAVAALVASGAVGRKRARAMAVAIVVWFAAVVLFDLAALAIASVLPSGTASRLLAVSVIVNPVGAVRTGALLAIEGTAAFGAASLAFLRFTGGEPGAAAALCASLLLWIAVPALLAAWRLGRIDL; the protein is encoded by the coding sequence ATGACGCCGCCGCTGCCATCTCCGCTCCTGCTCGTCGCGCGCCAGGAGCTGCTCCTCGCGGCGAGGTCGCGCTGGACGCAGATCTTCGCGGCGGTGTTCGCCGTGCTCGCCCTCGGCGTCGCGTTCTCCGGGTACGTCCTCTCGGGTGGGAGCGGGTTCCAGGACTTCGCCCGGACGAGCGCCTCGCTCGTGCAGCTCGTCGCGCTGGTCGTGCCGCTGGCGTCGCTCCTCATGGGAGTCCTGTCGCTCGCGCCCGAGCGGGGGACGGTCGAGCTCCTCTTCGCGCAGCCGGTGGCGCGCCGCACCATCCTCGCCGGGAAGCTGCTCGGCCTCCTCGCGGCGCTCGCCGCGGCGCAGGCGGTCGGGTTCGGGCTCGCGGGCCTCGTCATCTTCTCGCAGGCGGGCGAGGCGGGGGGCGCCGGGTACGCGCTGCTCGTCCTCGGATCGATGGTGCTCACCGCGGTGTTCCTCGCCGTCGCGGCGCTCGTGGCCTCCGGTGCGGTCGGCCGCAAGCGCGCCCGCGCGATGGCGGTGGCGATCGTGGTCTGGTTCGCGGCGGTGGTCCTCTTCGACCTCGCAGCGCTCGCGATCGCCTCGGTGCTGCCGTCGGGGACGGCCTCGCGGCTCCTCGCCGTCTCGGTGATCGTCAACCCCGTGGGCGCGGTGAGGACCGGGGCGCTCCTCGCCATCGAGGGGACCGCGGCGTTCGGGGCCGCGTCGCTCGCCTTCCTGCGCTTCACGGGCGGCGAGCCGGGCGCGGCGGCGGCCCTCTGCGCGTCGCTCCTCCTCTGGATCGCCGTGCCGGCGCTCCTCGCCGCTTGGAGGCTCGGGCGCATCGATCTGTAG
- a CDS encoding PIN domain-containing protein: MIYLDTSVALAELFAEDRRAPDALWAEALVSSRLLEYELWTRIHARGAARTHDGPAREVLARVSFVELARPVLARALEPFPAPVRTLDALHLATVHYLAEAGQRVAVATFDARMAEAARRMSYPLAFAP, encoded by the coding sequence ATGATCTACCTCGACACGTCCGTCGCGCTCGCCGAGCTCTTCGCGGAGGACCGCCGGGCGCCCGACGCGCTCTGGGCGGAGGCGCTCGTGTCGAGCCGCCTGCTCGAGTACGAGCTCTGGACGAGGATCCACGCGCGCGGTGCTGCCCGGACGCACGACGGTCCGGCGCGGGAGGTGCTCGCCCGCGTGTCGTTCGTCGAGCTCGCGCGTCCAGTGCTCGCGCGCGCGCTCGAGCCGTTCCCCGCGCCCGTGCGGACGCTCGACGCGCTGCACCTCGCGACGGTCCACTACCTCGCCGAGGCCGGACAGCGCGTGGCGGTCGCTACGTTCGACGCCCGCATGGCCGAGGCCGCGCGGAGGATGAGCTACCCGCTCGCTTTCGCGCCCTGA
- a CDS encoding glycosyltransferase family protein, whose protein sequence is MARILYGVAGEGMGHAIRSRVVIDHLSRSHDVQVVVSGRAHGYLKALERERLGVNRIWGLSIVYEDNEVRNFRTVLANVAGAALGGWPRNVKAYFDLALAFRPDVVVSDFESWSHLFARMHGLRCLSVDNNQIVNRADHPPEITAGHEAEYLVAKAVVKAKLPGCFHYLVATFFQPEAVKRRTTLHPPVLRPEILAARPEPGDHLLVYQTSTSNEALPDVLRRSGRECRIYGLRRDLTSDERDGNLLWRPFDEPAFIEDLRTARAVVSGGSFTLMSEAVYLHKPMLAVPVKRQFEQLLNARYLERLGYGAAAELIDDAVLAAFLGRLPELERRLAAYRQDGNRDLLAKLGETIARALVPGDVGPLP, encoded by the coding sequence GTGGCGCGCATCCTCTACGGCGTGGCGGGCGAGGGCATGGGGCACGCGATCCGCTCGCGCGTCGTCATCGACCACCTCTCCCGCTCGCACGACGTGCAGGTGGTCGTCTCGGGCCGCGCGCACGGCTATCTCAAGGCGCTGGAGCGAGAGCGCCTGGGGGTGAACCGGATCTGGGGCCTCTCGATCGTCTACGAGGACAACGAGGTGCGGAACTTCCGGACCGTCCTCGCGAACGTCGCGGGGGCGGCCCTGGGCGGCTGGCCGCGCAACGTGAAGGCGTACTTCGACCTCGCCCTGGCGTTCCGGCCGGACGTCGTGGTCTCCGACTTCGAGAGCTGGAGCCACCTGTTCGCGCGGATGCACGGGCTCAGGTGCCTCTCGGTGGACAACAACCAGATCGTGAACCGCGCCGATCACCCGCCGGAGATCACCGCCGGGCACGAGGCCGAGTACCTCGTCGCGAAGGCCGTCGTGAAGGCGAAGCTGCCCGGCTGCTTCCACTACCTCGTCGCGACGTTCTTCCAGCCGGAGGCCGTGAAGCGCCGCACGACGCTCCACCCGCCGGTGCTGCGCCCCGAGATCCTCGCCGCCCGCCCGGAGCCCGGCGACCACCTCCTCGTCTACCAGACCTCCACGTCGAACGAGGCGCTCCCCGACGTCCTGCGCCGCTCGGGGCGGGAGTGCCGCATCTACGGGCTGCGCCGCGACCTCACCTCCGACGAGCGCGACGGCAACCTCCTGTGGCGGCCCTTCGACGAGCCCGCCTTCATCGAGGACCTGCGCACCGCCCGCGCGGTCGTCTCGGGCGGATCCTTCACGCTCATGAGCGAGGCGGTGTATCTCCACAAGCCCATGCTCGCCGTCCCCGTGAAGCGTCAGTTCGAGCAGCTCCTGAACGCCCGCTACCTCGAGCGGCTCGGCTACGGCGCCGCCGCCGAGCTCATCGACGACGCCGTCCTCGCGGCGTTCCTCGGGCGCCTCCCCGAGCTCGAGCGGCGCCTCGCCGCGTACCGCCAGGACGGGAACCGCGACCTCCTCGCCAAGCTCGGCGAGACGATCGCGCGGGCGCTCGTCCCCGGCGACGTCGGCCCACTCCCCTGA
- a CDS encoding RNA polymerase sigma factor, protein MLRFQAGDARAFEALVGRHRTPVFSFLVRLTADRARAEDLCQEVFLKVVKASRTWEERARFRTWLYAIARNLAVDEARRAAFRRAEPLDAPGLAGAAAYPAGDPAPDAAAEAALLRPKLEAALAALPDEQREVFLLREYAGLRFAEIADVTGTPENTVKSRMRYALEGLREALAALGVGPEVPVSAAGGASP, encoded by the coding sequence ATGCTGCGGTTCCAGGCCGGCGACGCGCGGGCCTTCGAGGCGCTCGTGGGCCGGCACCGCACCCCCGTCTTCTCGTTCCTCGTGCGGCTCACCGCCGACCGCGCGCGCGCCGAGGATCTCTGTCAGGAGGTGTTCCTCAAGGTGGTGAAGGCGTCGAGGACATGGGAGGAGCGCGCGCGGTTCCGGACGTGGCTCTACGCGATCGCGCGGAACCTCGCGGTGGACGAGGCGCGCCGGGCCGCCTTCCGCAGGGCCGAGCCGCTCGACGCGCCAGGCCTCGCCGGCGCCGCGGCGTACCCCGCGGGCGATCCGGCGCCGGACGCCGCCGCCGAGGCGGCGCTGCTCCGGCCCAAGCTCGAGGCGGCGCTCGCGGCGCTCCCGGACGAGCAGCGTGAGGTGTTCCTCCTGCGCGAGTACGCGGGCCTGCGCTTCGCGGAGATCGCGGACGTCACGGGCACCCCGGAGAACACGGTGAAGAGCCGCATGCGCTACGCGCTGGAGGGGCTGCGCGAGGCGCTCGCCGCCCTCGGCGTCGGCCCCGAGGTCCCGGTTTCCGCGGCAGGAGGCGCCTCCCCATGA
- a CDS encoding anti-sigma factor: protein MSHERFSERILDLAYGELSPREAGEVEAHAATCAGCGAELARIRATRRLMAALPDERAPDRGEGVLLAAAREEVRGRAPARSWSRWRWSTSVVAALLLAVGAVSYRLLEMRPAAERGGEELLGRGRYAEAPPSPEPSGEGVAKAEAPDEALNDMRAEPPSVAQAPRPEGAARPRAELAAPTRREVRSAPTPDAQGKHAASAPAREEEAAPAARRAYAEAPADPSRAEDAEVASAAAGAAEEAAGFAAPPERAPEAPSRSAVAAARPRSAGAPAAAPAAAPEPDGAAEAASSADALERYATLRAHGALAGEIRTFVGCEGEAWRKVERDRQGRVVKYVREGRIGGARVRVEHLFDADGRLAAVRATDVERGAAVEPGALGLTLPRHAGEAGADAPPRCER, encoded by the coding sequence ATGAGCCACGAGCGCTTCAGCGAGCGGATCCTCGACCTCGCCTACGGCGAGCTCTCGCCGCGCGAGGCGGGCGAGGTGGAGGCGCACGCGGCCACGTGCGCCGGGTGCGGCGCGGAGCTCGCGCGCATCCGCGCGACGCGGCGGCTGATGGCGGCGCTCCCGGACGAGCGGGCGCCGGACCGGGGAGAGGGCGTCCTCCTCGCGGCGGCGCGCGAGGAGGTGCGCGGGCGCGCGCCGGCGCGGAGCTGGTCGCGCTGGAGGTGGTCGACGTCCGTCGTCGCGGCGCTCCTCCTGGCGGTGGGGGCCGTCTCGTATCGCCTCCTCGAGATGAGACCCGCCGCGGAGCGGGGCGGCGAGGAGCTCCTCGGGCGCGGACGATACGCGGAGGCTCCGCCGAGCCCGGAACCTTCCGGCGAGGGGGTGGCGAAGGCCGAGGCGCCGGACGAGGCGCTGAACGACATGCGCGCAGAACCTCCCTCCGTGGCGCAGGCGCCCCGGCCGGAGGGGGCGGCGCGGCCGCGCGCGGAGCTGGCCGCCCCCACCCGCCGCGAGGTGCGATCGGCTCCGACCCCTGACGCCCAGGGGAAGCACGCGGCGTCCGCCCCGGCCCGCGAGGAGGAGGCCGCGCCCGCTGCGCGCCGCGCGTACGCGGAGGCCCCGGCCGACCCGAGCCGTGCCGAGGACGCGGAGGTCGCGAGCGCCGCGGCCGGCGCGGCGGAGGAGGCGGCGGGCTTCGCGGCGCCGCCCGAGCGCGCCCCCGAGGCGCCGTCGCGGAGCGCCGTCGCCGCAGCGCGTCCTCGGAGCGCCGGCGCACCGGCCGCGGCGCCGGCGGCCGCGCCGGAGCCTGACGGCGCCGCCGAGGCCGCCTCGTCGGCGGACGCGCTCGAGCGCTACGCCACGCTGAGGGCGCACGGGGCGCTGGCAGGCGAGATCCGCACCTTCGTCGGCTGCGAGGGCGAGGCATGGCGAAAGGTGGAGCGCGATCGCCAGGGCCGGGTCGTGAAGTACGTGCGGGAGGGGCGCATCGGCGGGGCCCGCGTCCGGGTCGAGCACCTCTTCGACGCGGACGGACGGCTCGCCGCGGTGCGGGCCACCGACGTGGAGCGGGGCGCCGCAGTCGAGCCCGGCGCGCTCGGGCTCACGCTGCCGCGCCACGCCGGCGAGGCCGGCGCCGACGCGCCACCCCGCTGCGAGCGCTGA
- a CDS encoding nitrous oxide reductase accessory protein NosL, translating to MRNASAVLLVALSCSRGPPAPAPLDTRNDACAQCRMAVSDPRFAAQLVAAREEPRFFDDIGCLRDFLRAHASLPDGAVAYVADHRTRAWVRAAAARYTRDDALATPMSSHLVAHADDASRAADPEAARGVRITVAEVFGPGGVPDAR from the coding sequence ATGAGGAACGCGTCCGCCGTGCTGCTCGTCGCCCTGTCCTGCTCGCGCGGACCGCCCGCCCCGGCGCCGCTCGACACGCGCAACGACGCCTGCGCGCAGTGCCGCATGGCCGTGTCCGACCCACGGTTCGCCGCCCAGCTCGTCGCGGCGCGCGAGGAGCCACGGTTCTTCGACGACATCGGCTGCCTGCGCGACTTCCTGAGGGCGCACGCGTCGCTCCCGGACGGCGCCGTCGCGTACGTGGCGGACCACCGGACGCGGGCGTGGGTGCGCGCCGCGGCCGCCCGGTACACGCGCGACGACGCGCTCGCGACGCCGATGTCCTCGCACCTCGTCGCGCACGCCGACGACGCGTCGCGCGCCGCCGACCCCGAGGCGGCGCGAGGGGTCCGGATCACCGTCGCGGAGGTCTTCGGGCCGGGCGGAGTCCCCGACGCCCGATGA
- a CDS encoding type II toxin-antitoxin system Phd/YefM family antitoxin, with protein MRVVGIKVLKNKLSEYVRLASQGETVLIADRDRVVAELVPADPRRSEMVSDAALADLVRRGVVTPALMPPGARPAAPPRTVRLAELLAELDADRADR; from the coding sequence GTGCGCGTCGTGGGGATCAAGGTTCTCAAGAACAAGCTGAGCGAGTACGTCCGTCTCGCCTCGCAGGGGGAGACGGTCCTCATCGCCGATCGCGACCGCGTCGTGGCGGAGCTCGTCCCGGCCGATCCGCGCCGGAGCGAGATGGTGTCCGACGCGGCGCTCGCCGACCTCGTCCGCCGCGGCGTCGTGACGCCCGCGCTCATGCCGCCGGGCGCCCGTCCCGCGGCGCCTCCCAGGACGGTGCGCCTCGCGGAGCTCCTCGCGGAGCTGGACGCCGATCGCGCGGACCGATGA
- a CDS encoding MATE family efflux transporter, whose protein sequence is MDAPHPSERTRASGRSAILRPLLALAWPMVVSRATQVVVGIADAVMVAHLGEAALAATTTGATNAFSIVILPMGIVFVVQSFASQLFGRGDLAGARRFGWYGLAVAAGAQVLGVLGTLATPRALEAFAYAPDVRALMSGYLQIRLLSAGAVVGLEALSNYYGGLGDTRLPMRANLAAMVLNVAGNWLLIDGRLGLPALGVTGAAVASTLSTALAFAGLLAVFVREGRRTGTGTLRARELGRLLRFGVPSGVNWFFEVLAFVFFVNVVFVELGTTSLAALMAILQVNTVAFMPAWALASAGAILVGQAIGASHADRVPRLVAVTFAVSAAWQLFVGALYVLAPEAILAPFATGAGPGSAFVAIGRRVLLLAAAWQLFDAAAMSLGEALRAAGDTAFVMWMRVTLGWAVFVPGTWISVRELGAGEVVAVGWLVLWLALLALALLLRFRSGAWRRIELVPEAP, encoded by the coding sequence ATGGACGCCCCTCACCCGTCCGAGCGCACGCGCGCCTCCGGGCGCAGCGCGATCCTGCGCCCCCTCCTCGCGCTCGCCTGGCCCATGGTGGTCTCCCGCGCCACCCAGGTCGTGGTGGGCATCGCGGACGCCGTGATGGTCGCCCACCTCGGCGAGGCGGCGCTCGCGGCGACGACCACGGGAGCGACGAACGCCTTCTCGATCGTCATCCTGCCGATGGGGATCGTGTTCGTCGTCCAGAGCTTCGCGTCCCAGCTCTTCGGGCGCGGCGACCTCGCCGGGGCGCGGCGCTTCGGCTGGTACGGGCTCGCCGTCGCCGCGGGCGCGCAGGTGCTCGGCGTGCTGGGCACGCTCGCGACGCCGCGCGCCCTCGAGGCCTTCGCCTACGCGCCGGACGTGCGCGCGCTCATGAGCGGCTACCTCCAGATCCGGCTCCTCTCGGCCGGCGCGGTGGTGGGGCTGGAGGCGCTCTCGAACTACTACGGCGGCCTGGGCGACACGCGGCTGCCGATGCGCGCGAACCTCGCGGCGATGGTGCTGAACGTGGCAGGCAACTGGCTCCTCATCGACGGGCGGCTGGGGCTGCCCGCGCTCGGCGTCACGGGCGCCGCCGTCGCGAGCACCCTCTCGACCGCGCTCGCGTTCGCCGGGCTCCTGGCGGTGTTCGTGCGCGAGGGACGCCGGACCGGGACCGGGACGCTCCGCGCCCGGGAGCTCGGGCGGCTGCTCCGCTTCGGCGTGCCGTCCGGCGTCAACTGGTTCTTCGAGGTCCTGGCCTTCGTCTTCTTCGTGAACGTGGTGTTCGTCGAGCTCGGGACGACGTCGCTCGCGGCCCTCATGGCGATCCTCCAGGTGAACACGGTCGCGTTCATGCCCGCGTGGGCGCTCGCGAGCGCGGGCGCCATCCTGGTGGGTCAGGCGATCGGCGCGTCCCACGCCGACCGCGTCCCGCGCCTCGTGGCGGTCACGTTCGCGGTGAGCGCCGCCTGGCAGCTCTTCGTCGGCGCCCTGTACGTCCTCGCGCCGGAGGCGATCCTCGCGCCGTTCGCGACCGGCGCCGGACCGGGGAGCGCCTTCGTCGCGATCGGCCGGCGCGTGCTGCTCCTCGCGGCGGCCTGGCAGCTCTTCGACGCCGCCGCGATGTCGCTCGGAGAGGCGCTGAGGGCGGCGGGCGACACCGCGTTCGTCATGTGGATGCGGGTCACCCTCGGCTGGGCGGTCTTCGTCCCGGGGACCTGGATCTCGGTGCGCGAGCTCGGCGCGGGCGAGGTGGTCGCCGTGGGATGGCTGGTGCTGTGGCTGGCGCTGCTCGCCCTGGCGCTCCTGCTGCGCTTCCGCTCCGGCGCCTGGCGGCGGATCGAGCTCGTGCCCGAGGCGCCCTGA